The Mangifera indica cultivar Alphonso chromosome 12, CATAS_Mindica_2.1, whole genome shotgun sequence DNA window CTTTAATCTGacacaaacaaacataaaaaaatgaaaaaaggatctaattataaaaacttttagCTATTCAACACCCCATAGACAAAACAAGTTAAAGATTTCCTCGTTTATGCAATATGAAGCAAGATATATctacaagaaaaaagaaagaaagaacgaGAGTAAACACCGAATCAATTCCTAGATTTACGGACATTATAATGAACTGTAGCAAAAACGATAACAAAAGCCCGAATAGTTAATTCTCCGTTTGGTTGCTGATAAACTGaatgaatgtaaaatttaaaCAGTCGGtaaaaaatctatcattttttttaattccaatgAAAACAAAGACTAAATAGttaattttctgtttggttgctcAGAAACTTAGTGAAAAAGAACGTAAATTTTCCCTCTTTGCTTTACgagaaaagaattttcaagagagaaaaatagagaaatgataaatatatgaaCGAACTCAAAACAACGAAATGTATGCTATCAAAATTTCCTTCCCTTtacattttaacaaaatttctcGGCAACCAAACAGATTCCAGGGAAAAAAAGAGACTTACAAGCTTTCTACTCTGCTCTAGCCTCTACTTCTTCTCAAACGGTCAAAAAGAAGATTTATTTTCTTCCCAGCTTTCTCGTGCAAACCAAAGCCAATAAACATCAgacaagtaatattttaattaaattcaaaataacagAATTAAATAAGTAACTTGCCATAAACGTTCAGATATCCCTTgagaaaatttcaatattcaaacaaataagaacaaataacaaataaaatccaactcgttaaatttatatataaggaAATAAATGGAATATCCAGCgcagagaaagaaagagaatctTACTCAGTCGTTGGTTTAACGGCGTCAAGGGCCGGCTTACagcacattaaaaaaaaaagaaaattccctGTTTGGAGGATAGAATGACGGTGACGGAAAATAATCTGCCGTCAAAACTAATTTATGAACAGCGAGGGTACTTAGCTGTGTGTTTTATTTCCAGAACGGACAATGGGAAGAGAGTTTTACTAAGCGGgaagggcattttagtcataATAATTGTGTTTAAACGTTTTGTTACGCGGATAGAGCCGAAGGGGAGCGGGGGCAAGGGAGTGATTGAGTGCGGTCAAGTTCAGAAGTTTTTAGTGGGTCCCGTGAATTTTAAAAGGTAAAGTTTAAAAGCATGCATGGATTTAGAAATCAGTTTGATCAAGAGTTGTCAAAACTTGTTTGGTTTGGTGGGTCCTGCAATTTTCATGTGAAAGAAttattgctttattttattttattccaatGGGAAATTGCATAAAGTAATTTACTTAAATGATCAAGAGTTGTCAAAACTTGTTTGGTTTGGTGGGTCCTGCAATTTTCATGcaaaagaattaatttaatcgagtttaaaattaaaataataagccCAAAGACTTACCCTCACCCAAGATTCAGTCTATTTTTTAACTCTCAtacagaaaattttgaaaatttaaatatttattaataaatttaaattaacaaaatttattaattataaaaaaagaattatcatttaatcaataatattaaaaaaataatcttattttctcctTTAAACCTTTaagattaacaattttttttacaagaataaactttaaaaaattatatgagattttaattttttaaagataatttttaagaaCAGTGAACTTTTCTGACACTCTCTATCCCTCCTGATAATATCTCTCCCTTTTCAGTAACTTGAAAGTTATCTCTCCCGATACAATTTGTTTGGATGAATCAAGACGATTTCTCATCTACATTAATTTGTCTTCTTTACTAAATTCGAGTTCAAAAGAAAGGGGAGAAAAGATCAAAGGGTGTCAATTGCCAAAAGGGGAGAAATTttgcaagaaaattaaaactttaagtggaaaaataatttttaaaacataaattttatattttttaatattattaattaaataaaaaatttatatttaaaattaataaatttgatcaattaaaataacttataaataaatattttgatttttaaaatggtacagatcaaaattttaaaataagctAAACGAAGGTGGAAATAAGaattttgcaaaaataataataataataaaagattataagaaCAGAATAAGATGAAGaacaattatttaaactttCGTTTCACTATCAATCGAGAACACATAATTAAACTAGTCATATCTTTCTTGAAAAAGacgttaattaataattaattttaaaaattaaaatttatgatcaTCATGTCATCTTCATGATTTATCATGATTATGCATGGGATGAGTCCGTTAATCAGATGTCTTCTTTACCATTAGTTTTACGCAATTAATTGTGAGACCCCCATAATGATGATTATTAGCTAACTTTACCCATAATCAAGGTTATATTGATCTCAATTTAACAAAGCCAAAATAGAAAAAGTTTTCAACTGGCAATTGTACTTGTTGGTGACAGCTTCTCAGTGCAGTTTGTCCACACAAAAAGCACTAAAGTAATGGAGTTAAAATAAAGGGGCCTACATGTAAAAGCTTGTCACGATACCATAGCTTTCCATCCTGCCTAGAAATGAGGTGATTGAATATCCAACCAATTTTCTTATCCATAAAAGTACATGTAACATGATTTGGTgggtttaaattaataacaaaataatatctaaatatatatatatatatatatatttatataagattataggatattaattcaaataattttttttctttatatatatatatagttattgtttttttattatatatatataatctaaaacataaaatatctaaaatactcTTAGTTTTTTATTCACCCaatcaaaacttaagataaCATATTTGATCGTTTGGTCAACTTACTTGACCAAACTATCCAGTTAGTCAACTAACCTATTTAGCAAACCTATCTAACTATAGATGTTCGGTTAACCTATTTAGTCAATcttaaatctcaaaattttctcctttcaaagataatcaaattaaaaaataattatatttggataataaaagaaaagtgaatatatatatatataaagcaaaatgggtgagtattttaattaatgtccTTAGTATTTCTCTTTTCCTATTGAATTAGCTCACCATTTTGaaacaccattttttttttttaaagttttttttttacccaCTTATTATCATCTACTTCACCGCTAATAAAAGCCATTATAGAAAAGTAAAGAAATGTCATTTCACCCAATCTCCTTTTAACTTCTGCTTTGTtaatgaaaacatttttaaaaaaataaatgcatgCAAGTGGCAGGTGTTATGAATAATTGTCGTTTGATGTGTTATGAAAACATTTTAATTGTCGTTTGATgcttcattattttttcaattggccataaagtataaaaaatctaaatacttatttgTCATccaatttttgtaaaaaatatcaattaaatattaaaataaaactattattttaataatattattaaaaatatatataattttatctcattttctttttaatgtgaaaatatatgcaataataatatatcataacatTCTCAATAATGTTGCGGCAGACACAATTATGTactctaaagtttaattttacaaactccattaaattgatatttactgATGTAAATTGAATACATGTATTGTAAGGGactaataataacaataataataataataataattacgaAAAAGTAGCTTTTAATCCTATATCTgtcttaaataattaaaattatttatttttatattatacaaattgaatttgataatttgtatttttcaaatttcatataaaattttttaaattatacttctacttataatatctaataaaactttagaattTATCCTTctattagggttggatttgggccaaccgaagtcaatttagttatttaattcaaattcaagttaaaaatttgactcattttttaaattaaattaaactcaagataAAAGATGTTcggtttgttttgatttgaattagtaatttaatttgtgatttaattcaatttaaatttataattcaaaattgatagtTTGGTTCGGCTCaaatatgtcaatttttttataatgaggAATCTCATCAAAATCGAATCGTTATTTTTGTGATCGAACTAACTAAAATTAGCGGGATAAATCTTGAGTCTAGTGATTAACCTTATAAccattaaactaaataaatcaaaattttaattttaacgtatcatcaaaaaaaatttaaacctatatttttttatatagaaagTCTTATTTTTTGCCTATCCTTTGAAGGTTTTAATATATGCCTCTTTCTTGTGTGATGAAGCtatttttcttaagaaaataaataaaaatagattaatttctaCAACACATGCTTTATTCCAAAAAATGGAACTGTACGTTAAAAACtctagaacaaaaaaaaatgaattccCCCCTTAAATTGGAAGATCTTGGAAAACACCCATCACAACGGGTGGTGGAAAATTATCAAAAGCCCTCGACACGTGACCACCACATGCCAGCTGCCTCAAAAACCCCTAACGTACTGAAAATCACACATAGAGCCCCACCATGCCATGTCGCGTACCCGCATGGTTTGAAAAACAGCAGAATGGCCCCCAATAATAAAAAACGACGACGTGGGCGTTCACTGAAACGAATCTCAATAGGCTGAAAGCGTCTCTTCCACAGCATCAATTAAAATCCCTTCCCAATGGAAATGGATATTCTCTCAAACGGCAACTCCGCTGCCGCATCGCCGCCACAAACCACCGTCCCAACTAACGCCACGCTGACCCCCTTCTCCAAGCTGACGCAGCTTACTGAAGCTTTAAAATTGGAGCATCAATTTCTAAGAGTCCCTTTTGAGCACTACAAGAAGACAATTCGAGCCAATCACCGCACCGTCGAGAAGGAGGTCAGCTCCGTTATCGCTGGTGTTGCTGACGTGGCGGATTCAGATAACCTTTCCAAAGACGACGCTGTTAATCAACTCACATCTCTCGTTTCGAGACTCCAAGGGCTCAAAAGGAAGGTCAGTTATGTGAAGTCGgtttatatttaatgtattgATTATAGAGTGATTGTgttgttattttaaaagataCTAAATTGTTAATAACATCTGTTCGGGTTAATTGAAGATCATTTGATTCATGAATTAGTTGATTAGGGGATGATTTAGTCAATAGagtgtttaatatatttgagtttgtttttcatattttaggcATTATAATTGTTAGTTCCATTTTGTGATGGCAAATATTGGATTTTTGGTTGATGTGGTGAGCGTGTAAACTTTTTGAGGCTGCAACATGCAAGTTCTGTGATTTGGGTTGTATTTAAACATAGAGAATCATATATCTATTGTGGTTCTTGGTAAAGTAGAAATAGAGCTTTCAAGATCTAGTTTTCTGACTAAATTTTGTCCTTCTAAAGACAGCGGTTAGagtatgtttttgttttgatttaattaagattttatggtaagagttggatttgattttaaatggtATGTAGTTTTATGAAAAACTTAGACTCATTTAACGTACACTAAATTGTTTTGTCTTTGTACTTGACTGTATCTTTTCAAGATTGGTTGTAACGTCCGGTTATTTATGATTATGCAGTTGGAAGAGGGAAGTCGAACAGAGCACTTGCAGGTACAAAAATATCGTGCTCGACTCAATCACTTAGAATCAGCAGATGCTGAGAGTTTGCCAGAATGGAACAGCATGCGACTGAAGCGTATCCTTGTAGACTACATGTTACGGATGTCTTATTATGACACTGCACAGAAGTTGGCAGAAAGCAGTAACATGCAAGTAAATTGACATGCATGCAcctttttatatgtaaattgtgATAACCTGTTATTGGGATTACATTTTGAGATATATTAAAGCTATTTCTTATTTCCGACattgagataattttttaaagcttattgttaatgttttactattaatcaaaacattttCTGATACTATAGTTAACACCCATAATAACTTTTAGGGTTGATTTGTTCCTCAATGCCATTGATAGggatgacattttttttttttaatttgtcacATATGTCAGTTTTGAAATCTAATCAGAAGGCGGGCATAGACTTAATGGATTTTGTCGTTATCTGGTATCATTGGTTATGTCTTGTGTCTGCTGTATTTTTGTACATAACTCAATTGATCTAAATGTGCCAGGATCTTGTTGATATTGATGTATTTCAAGAAGCCAAAAAGGTTATTGATGCTTTGCAAAAAAAGGAGGTAGCCCCTGCTTTAGCCTGGTGTGCAGATAATAAGTCCAAATTGAAGAAGTCAAAGGTACTTGCTGCCATTCCATGGGCTTGTTACTGTTGTGGACTACAAGAGCTTTGCAAGTAGTTGTAGCCTATTgtttcccaatttttttttcttgcctATTCCAGAAATTAATTGGATTAACAATTGCAATCATAGAATGCTGCTATTTGACTGTTTTGACATGATTGATTAACATCTCATTACATAAATCCAAGTTTAAGTGAAGAATggattggaattttttttttttaattgggtaagtattggaaaaaattattcttcTCCACTTTTGTTACCATATCTTATGTATGCTTGTTATTTTGTTGTATATCCTAGGAATTTCAGGGTAGATGTTATTGCTAGTTGCAATGATCTAAAAGTGTAATAATACATGTTTAGACGATGAAGAACTTTGTATTACCTTATTCATAAGGTTTTTTCTTAGTTTATGAGAGTatgatttttgttaaaattttggtAATTTGTATTGATTATGACTGCTTTGTTGGGGCAGagcaaatttgaatttcagctGAGACTTCAAGAGTTCATTGAGTTGGTACGGTCTGAAAACAACTCATGTGCCATTACCTATGCTCGAAAATACCTTGCACCATGGGGAGCTACCGATATGAAAGAGTTGCAGCGAGTGATGGCAACTTTGGCTTTTAAGAATAATACTGAATGTCCCACATACAAGGTGCGTACTATATTCCTGTGGGCAAGAATAATCTTTGCAGGATTACTGCATTTAATCTTAATTCATCATGACAGTAGGTCAAAGGACTAGTTCTCAGGACAGAGTTTTGCTATGTGTTGCCCTCACTCATCTATTTTCTCACCTACTGTTATTAAGGGTGGGAATCCTTTGAGACATTGACCAGTTGGAAGATTGGATTGTTTTGGacattatatatatgcattaaaaaatcTTGTGCTTTGACATCACAGAAGTTTAGTAAGTTTATAAGTGGAACACTGGCTTTTAATTAGATTCTCAGCCTTCATTGTTTATTGAATcgttttttattctttattttcgTCATTGTGGGAGTGGATATGTTCAGGCAATACTAATACAGTGGCTTTGCTTTCCAGGTTTTGTTTGAACCAAAGCAATGGGACTACTTGGTAGGCCAATTTAAGCAGGAATTCTGTAGATTATATGGCATGACAGTAGAGCCATTGTTGAATATCTATCTGCAAGCAGGCTTGTCAGCTCTGAACACTCCGTATCCTTATTCAGTAACTTGATATGTTATTATCTATTTTCTGCATATATGTGTATGAGAATAACAAGGATTCAGTAGTGTCTGTAATTTATGACTTATAACCACCGTATAAATCTTGAATCTCTCTCTGTGTGTAGGGTCTGGGTTGGAGGAGGTTGGTGGGAAGGACCtaaattttgttgaatgagGACTGTGCATGCAAGTCCTTCCCACCACAGAGCATAGCTTTCCTTGGTCTTTTAATGGTAATTTGGATAATCAAATTTTTCTAGATTCTTAGATAGTACTCAATATTTATGACATTATGTCTAGTAGTTTAATGGATGgttcaaaattatttagttgcaaaatttcttttattggCATTCAGCCACATCTTTTAATCATTGTTCAGCAATGGCTTGTTGGTGTAGATCTGATTATAAAGGTAACTTAAGCATGTCTCAGGCTTTTTAAACAACAGACTAATGATTCTTTAATTTGTAGCCTCTTGAATTACccatttttttggaaaaaagtATAACCAAGTTTTGATCATTGTACTGTTATTATTTTGCATTGAAGCACCAGAAATTATTTGATGCATTGTGACTGAAGCTGAAGCTGTACACCTGGCATTCGAGTTCTTCTCTTTCACCTTTATGTGGCTGTTTGCACTTTATTTCTTGCTTTTCATACATGTATGCCTTGACCATGTTAGATACTGTTATGAAGATGATTGTACCAAGGAGGACCCATTGTCACAGGAAAGTTTCCGGAAGCTAGCATCGCCATTACCATACTCTAAGCAGCATCACTCCAAACTTGTTTGCTATATAACAAAAGAGCTAATGGACACCGAGAATCCACCACAAGTGTTGCCGAACGGCTATGTCTATAGTACCAAGGTTTGCATTTTTCTGGTAGTAAATTAGTAAGCTTATGGTTGAAGAAGCTGACAATTTTCTAGCTATGGCAGGCTCTTGAAGAAATGGCCAAGAAAAATAATGGTAAAATAACTTGTCCTCGGACGGGATTGGTATGCAACTATTCAGATTTGGTTAAGGCCTACATATCATAAAATCTGCATTCTCTGGGAACCTGAAGAAGCCGAGACATCCGCTGTTCTGGTTTCATTCAGCACCATTTGTGGATACTTTTCCCTTGATATGTTTctgatatttatttttcaagaacTTGCCTCGATAAATCCCAACACCTTGGCGCAGTGTTGGTGCTGGAAACTAGCCACCTGTAGATATGTGAACAGCAGCTGAACGATTACTTGTCAGTATGGATATGGTATCTgtgaatacaaataataaattatcagcTTTAATTTCAAATCCTATAAGGTAATTTAATACAAGTTATATCTTTGTGGCTAGATACTGAGACATTTTTCTTTGTGTTTGTGAAGCAATCATCTTTTTCTATCAATCCAACAGTGTTGAGAGGGAAGACAAGATTAATGATTCACAATGTCAAAATCGATAGATTATGgcaagttttaaaatattttaacttaccttaaaaattattaacacaATTTTTAGATATTGTTTTCACGTGGCCCACTCAGTTAAGCCTACTGAAATTGTTTCCCTTTCACTGAAGGTATACACGTGCATCTAAAATCTACATTTTTCTTGTGCATTTTGTCTGACCATTCAAATATCATTTCAGGGCTTTCCATCTCTTCAACGTTAAACTACATCTTCGTCTATATGCCttgcaaaataattaaaacataatgGGTAGACATTAGATGTTCAAAATATAGATAAGTATCATAAACAAAaagtttaactaaaaatttcaaGCTAGTTAATAAAAATCTACCAATACAAACCAGGTTGGATTAAATTCTCACAACTTTGAACAGAAATAAAGCATGTAGCCTAAGCTGCTTTTAATTGGATTCGCTGCCTCTTGGGGACCCATggttatcatcatcatcaattggGCTCCTCTCATCCCTAGGGATTGGAGTGAGGCTGCGGCTGCGACTACGACTGCGACCATTCTCTTCTGCAGGGCTTTGGTAACTCCTATCCTCAGggccatcagcatcatcaacaGGGCTTCTGCTCTTTACCCTTGGACTCCCACTATACTCTGAGCCATTGGCCTGCCGGTGATCCCTTGGGGATGGGCTGCCTCCTCTCTCTGGTGGACTTCTTTCATCTGGAGTCAGACTGTGCTTCCTCCCTTTAGATGGTGGTGGTGAATTCCTGCGCCGCTTAGGGCTCCTGCTGTCACGTGGGCTCCTTGTTCTTCTCTCAACACGTTCAAtacttctttctctcttcacaGGTGACCGAGATCGACTGAAGAAAGAGGAAATTAGTAACACAGTAATAAAAGgtacaaaaaaatatgaacccATGAGTAGAAGAGATGATCACAAATTAAATCTTCCCGCAATTCTTTCAATCGACTGAACAGCATTTccaggataaaaaaaatatactcaTGCTGAACATATAATGTAGCTGCGCTGGTATGTATATCACGGGTAAGGGATGATGCAACATACCTGTCACTGCGGCCTCTGCTGTAACTGTGGCTCCTGCTTCTACCACGGCGAAGAGAGGGTGAACGCGAATAACTCCTGCCACGTCTAAACCAAATCATCAACCATTAAAGATCTAAATACCATTCCCACACTAGTgtgatgaaaatgacaaaataaaatcaGTAGTCATTGGATAAATGACACACAAACCTTAGCTTCTTCGGACTATTTTGACAATTTCTTTCAATGTGGCCTCGTTCACCACAGCGATAACACTTATTCTTCCAGTCTCCAGCTTTGCAGTCCCTGGCCCAGTGGCCATCAATCCCACAGTTGAAACAGCGCCCTGATCCAGGAGGAGGACCTCTACCGAGATACTCACGAGATCCACCAGGACCACGTGGTGCCTAAATGCAAGTTAAATCACCTTAGCATTCTAATTATTCATTTAACAAGGACAGTACTACCGACATATTCCaacccttttttctttctagCACCTTCAGAATCATAGACAATGTCTGTGAAAGCCAGCACCCTTAGAAACTTTTTAAGAATAATTCTGCATAAAACTTACCCCCTTGGCAAATTCCACAATGATACGGCTTCCATCAACATCACGACCATTCAAGCTATATCTCGCATCATCAGCATCTCGAGGGTCACTAAATTCCTGTTATTCAAACGTTCAAAAGAAGGCATAGGAGATCACAATTGCAAGAGAcacatgataaataatatatatatatatgcaaagcAAGCCTGTGCATGTTCATGTGCAAGGGAGTTGGAAGAGATTGAAAAAAGTAAAGATATACGTACAACAAAGGCGAAGTCACGCTTCATATCCACATCGCGAATTCTGCGTAAACAGGTGCCAGAAACAGTAAGGCCATCATGACACAAGTATCGATGGGTTGATACTTCGCCCCTCACAGATGTACTAAACACCACTTTGAGATTCTTGCCATTTCCATAAAAACACGCAATAACACTATAGAAACACTCGCCAAATCCACCAAGGTCAACCTCTCACCATAGACCTCCAGGTTAGGCAAAAGCCCAGAAACCTTCAACAAGATCATTCAAGTTAAACCACACGAGAGGTGGAGGGGTGCGACTTTCTcacatatatattgaaatgtATATTCAACGTCAAGCACTTATAAAGGGCTTGCCAAAAGGCATATCTGCCTTCTATACACAACTAAAGTTGCTAAACCTCAGAGCCCAATCCAAAGACCATTAATCCACAAACCCAGAAACAAGTAGGTAGACACCTAATGGCTAAAAACTGATAAATACAAAGAGAGCTAATCCTCATATTCACTAGATAAGAATTACTGGATGGAGAAGGATTCATAAAAAAGTGACACACAACCAAGACTAGCAAAGCTATCTAATTTTGTTCAAGCCGAAATCAAGCAACACAAAAAGAAACACCAAATACAAAACCAGATTAGAAGTTCTTATAATTACCTCCCATATCGGCCGAATATGTCCTCAAGATCGCGTGATCTTGTTCGTGAAGCCAGGCGACCAACATAGAGCCGAGTCCCACCATAACGGTCATCATATCGAGGCATATCTTTTTCCTGCAATAAAGATATCTAaaccaataaaatattaagattcaGAATCAAACAAACATtgaaataaacaaatcaaacacCAAAATGTCGTCGTTCCGTTCTATACTAAATCAACAATCAATCTTCATGATTATCATACACCAAATTTATCATCCTCAACAGAAgaggcataattaaaaaataataacgtAAAACACAGAACGCATACCGAATCAAAAGGTTTTATCATACAGAAGGAAGTTTGTAATTGATGAAAGCAACCATACAAATAGCATAGAAGAAAGTATAGATCGAGAAAGGAAGAGCGGCGTACCTCACAAATAAGGAAAAGGAGATTGCGTTTAGAGTGAAAAGAAGAAACCCTAGATTTCGTTTCGAATGAGAGACAAGTATGTTGCTCTCCCTTTATTTATATCCAAGTGTCGGAGCGGATTGGAGCGGTCGCGTCAGTAATTACCTAAATGCCCTCTGATTTATCTAAATTACAATTGTAACCTCAgaaatctttcttctttcttcttgtgtGCGGTGTCTGGGTCGGGTACAGCCGGACCAAAACGGATACCAATTGAAAACGGATTGCTTTAAGTGGATAAAGATGTTTTATCCATATCGCCCCGTGGGTATGGGTGGAATCGCgaattatttatgaatattattttttaattaaattggttacattttttccctctttttttctttgaacCTGCTTGCAGtttattatgtttcaaaaattttctacCAAAAAAGCAGAATTTCGGGTTAAAATTTTCAGGTTTCGAAAATTTCCTCAGCCTGCAAATGATTTTGTTCACTCATCTAATAATATAAGTGtgaatttaatatgataagTACATCAAATTACACTTCCAAGGGGTTGATttctctattaaatttaacaaaaatcaaaatacaaacAACAAAACAAGACAACTTATTCAGTATTCACAACAACGGGAGATTGTCTTCTTCCCACAAAACCCAaccaaactttaattaaaaagagaacATCCCTACGCAACCACAAGTGATAGAAATTCAAGACCCATTCACATCAGAAGAATTCCTCACATTCAAGAAGACAGCGAAAAAAGGAATTAGCCTCcaatatattttcaaagatgAAATAATTACCATTCAATTGTAAAACAGGTAACCCCACTGAAGATTGATGGAGCCAAGAAGAAGGAAAAGggcaaaaaaggaaaaagacttCTAATAAAAAGAAGACACCAAATCCTGGAAGAATTTTAGTTTATCGTGAAGGGAAGAGATTGCCTTAGGATAAATTTCAGATTTTCGGATGAATGAGGTTAATGGGCATTTGCATCTAGAGACGAGAAGGAAATATGGTTCACATTCTTAATGTCAGTAACCCTAAACATTATTCTAAGGAAAGAATATAAGAAGAATCAATAAAATGGTGCACTTTTTAATAATGAACATCATTGACATTGTCGATATTACCGAATTTCTCCCACTGGGCTCAATCACTTGTCTATGGATGGATTTAATCAGATAAGTTATCACTAAAGATTAATGTAGACGTCAAGGTTGAGCAATAATTCTTCAGCCAAGCAGATGCAGATTCAAGGACACGAAGCTCACCAACAAGAAGATCTCGAGCCATTTTCTTCCGGAGAGCAAATCTTTTGCATGTTGGAGGAGAAACAACACACTCCAAGGACTGCAAAAACATGCAGagatcaaaaaaattgaaactgtATTGTTTGGACAGCAGTGAAACTTCATGCcaagatattatttaatatatg harbors:
- the LOC123193351 gene encoding serine/arginine-rich splicing factor RS2Z33-like isoform X2 — protein: MPRYDDRYGGTRLYVGRLASRTRSRDLEDIFGRYGRIRDVDMKRDFAFVEFSDPRDADDARYSLNGRDVDGSRIIVEFAKGAPRGPGGSREYLGRGPPPGSGRCFNCGIDGHWARDCKAGDWKNKCYRCGERGHIERNCQNSPKKLRSYSRSPSLRRGRSRSHSYSRGRSDSRSRSPVKRERSIERVERRTRSPRDSRSPKRRRNSPPPSKGRKHSLTPDERSPPERGGSPSPRDHRQANGSEYSGSPRVKSRSPVDDADGPEDRSYQSPAEENGRSRSRSRSLTPIPRDERSPIDDDDNHGSPRGSESN
- the LOC123193350 gene encoding protein MAEA homolog, with amino-acid sequence MEMDILSNGNSAAASPPQTTVPTNATLTPFSKLTQLTEALKLEHQFLRVPFEHYKKTIRANHRTVEKEVSSVIAGVADVADSDNLSKDDAVNQLTSLVSRLQGLKRKLEEGSRTEHLQVQKYRARLNHLESADAESLPEWNSMRLKRILVDYMLRMSYYDTAQKLAESSNMQDLVDIDVFQEAKKVIDALQKKEVAPALAWCADNKSKLKKSKSKFEFQLRLQEFIELVRSENNSCAITYARKYLAPWGATDMKELQRVMATLAFKNNTECPTYKVLFEPKQWDYLVGQFKQEFCRLYGMTVEPLLNIYLQAGLSALNTPYCYEDDCTKEDPLSQESFRKLASPLPYSKQHHSKLVCYITKELMDTENPPQVLPNGYVYSTKALEEMAKKNNGKITCPRTGLVCNYSDLVKAYIS
- the LOC123193351 gene encoding serine/arginine-rich splicing factor RS2Z33-like isoform X1, which gives rise to MPRYDDRYGGTRLYVGRLASRTRSRDLEDIFGRYGRIRDVDMKRDFAFVEFSDPRDADDARYSLNGRDVDGSRIIVEFAKGAPRGPGGSREYLGRGPPPGSGRCFNCGIDGHWARDCKAGDWKNKCYRCGERGHIERNCQNSPKKLRRGRSYSRSPSLRRGRSRSHSYSRGRSDSRSRSPVKRERSIERVERRTRSPRDSRSPKRRRNSPPPSKGRKHSLTPDERSPPERGGSPSPRDHRQANGSEYSGSPRVKSRSPVDDADGPEDRSYQSPAEENGRSRSRSRSLTPIPRDERSPIDDDDNHGSPRGSESN
- the LOC123193351 gene encoding serine/arginine-rich splicing factor RS2Z33-like isoform X3 — its product is MKRDFAFVEFSDPRDADDARYSLNGRDVDGSRIIVEFAKGAPRGPGGSREYLGRGPPPGSGRCFNCGIDGHWARDCKAGDWKNKCYRCGERGHIERNCQNSPKKLRRGRSYSRSPSLRRGRSRSHSYSRGRSDSRSRSPVKRERSIERVERRTRSPRDSRSPKRRRNSPPPSKGRKHSLTPDERSPPERGGSPSPRDHRQANGSEYSGSPRVKSRSPVDDADGPEDRSYQSPAEENGRSRSRSRSLTPIPRDERSPIDDDDNHGSPRGSESN